Proteins encoded by one window of Aspergillus puulaauensis MK2 DNA, chromosome 4, nearly complete sequence:
- a CDS encoding uncharacterized protein (COG:I;~EggNog:ENOG410PGS7;~InterPro:IPR000873,IPR025110,IPR020845;~PFAM:PF00501,PF13193), with translation MVFSSDRPHIDIPTNIPIWDWLFDSEYSPLRTNRPEELGSFVNAITKEQIRYDALKDLTTYVSTSLVVNYGLKPGDTVALFSPNTIWYPVAMLATVRAGGVISGASPAYNVEEMTYALKTGNAKFLMTVPSSMDVAIPAAKNAGIPPERIFLLEGSKGEYVSVQQLVQKGKRYGPGGQAVPYKLPEGKTNRDVCGFLSFSSGTTGLPKAVMIAHHNVIAQCMQIIQLTHDDTKKSLAVLPLFHITGLVHQMHLPVIRNSSVYMLPSFTMESMLSTIVEYQISEILSVPPIIIRLLQDPTVSKYDLSHVKRFSSGAAPISGEILQKLQDRFPWTGFKQGYGMTESCSCITAHPPEKQSYKYAQRGGMIVANTEVKVIHTETGKEVGYEEEGEILARGPQIVMGYLNNEKATKETFDEEGWLHTGDVGYVDREGFIVITDRIKEMIKVKGIAVSPAEIEDLLLGHPAVEDVGVTSVPDDYAGEKPKAYLVLKPAARGQLNTGEGVVAVGRELIEYVKAKKVRHKWVVEVEFLEEVPKSASGKILRRVLRDREKNRREGEKRLVVRDEKERAKL, from the exons ATGGTTTTCTCCTCCGACAGACCGCATATCGACA TCCCGACCAATATCCCCATCTGGGATTGGCTCTTCGACTCGGAGTATTCGCCCTTGCGGACCAACAGGCCCGAAGAACTCGGCTCCTTTGTAAATGCCATCACAAAAGAACAGATCCGGTACGACGCCCTTAAGGATCTGACGACGTACGTCTCGACTTCTTTGGTTGTCAATTATGGGTTGAAACCCGGCGATACGGTGGCGCTGTTCAGCCCGAATACGATATGGTATCCGGTCGCAATGCTTGCGACTGTTCGCGCTG GTGGTGTGATATCCGGAGCATCTCCGGCATATAACGTTGAGGAGATGACCTATGCCCTCAAGACCGGCAACGCAAAGTTCCTAATGACTGTTCCCTCGTCAATGGATGTTGCAATTCCCGCGGCGAAGAATGCGGGCATTCCCCCGGAGCGTATCTTTCTTCTCGAGGGTTCAAAAGGAGAGTATGTTTCCGTACAACAACTCGTGCAGAAGGGCAAGCGATATGGCCCTGGCGGTCAGGCCGTTCCGTACAAGCTTCCAGAGGGCAAGACAAACAGGGACGTTTGTGGCTTCCTAAGTTTTAGTTCGGGTACGACCGGGCTTCCGAAGGCT GTGATGATCGCTCATCATAATGTGATTGCACAATGCATGCAAATCATCCAGCTCACCCACGACGATACCAAAAAGTCACTTGCCGTTCTCCCACTTTTCCACA TCACCGGGCTCGTCCATCAGATGCACCTCCCTGTTATCCGCAACAGCTCGGTGTACATGCTCCCATCATTCACTATGGAGTCTATGCTCAGCACCATCGTCGAATACCAAATTAGCGAGATTCTCTCCGTGCCGCCAATTATCATCCGTCTCCTGCAAGACCCGACTGTATCCAAGTACGACCTTTCGCACGTAAagcgcttctcctccggggCAGCCCCCATATCGGGCGAAATCCTACAGAAACTGCAAGACCGCTTCCCATGGACGGGATTCAAGCAGGGGTACGGCATGACAGAGTCATGCAGCTGTATCACCGCACACCCGCCAGAGAAGCAGTCATACAAGTACGCGCAGCGCGGAGGGATGATTGTCGCCAACACAGAAGTGAAGGTCATCCATACCGAGACCGGAAAGGAGGTTGGTtacgaggaagagggcgagatTCTGGCACGCGGCCCGCAGATTGTCATGGGGTATCTAAACAACGAAAAAGCCACAAAAGAGACATTTGACGAGGAGGGCTGGCTGCATACCGGAGACGTCGGGTATGTGGATCGAGAGGGATTCATTGTCATCACCGATAGAATCAAAGAGATGATCAAGGTCAAGGGCATCGCGGTGTCTCCGGCGGAAATTGAAGATCTCCTGCTCGGGCACCCGGCAGTCGAGGATGTCGGAGTGACCTCTGTGCCAGATGACTATGCAGGCGAGAAGCCAAAGGCTTATCTCGTGCTGAAGCCTGCAGCTCGAGGGCAGTTGAACACGGGCGAGGGCGTGGTGGCGGTGGGCCGCGAGCTCATTGAGTACGTCAAGGCGAAAAAGGTGCGGCACAAATGGGTAGTCGAGGTTGAGTTCCTGGAGGAAGTGCCCAAGAGCGCAAGTGGAAAGATCCTGCGACGCGTGCTGAGAGACCgcgagaagaacaggcgCGAGGGCGAGAAGCGGCTGGTGGTGCGCGAcgagaaggaaagagcgaaGCTGTAG
- a CDS encoding uncharacterized protein (COG:S;~EggNog:ENOG410PQE3;~InterPro:IPR013857;~PFAM:PF08547) gives MTDCTQHTADRRVLFDGSEPWRGNWQSDIAPNNNSIAYVALSRHVHLKQTELHGWLDRKSINDRPSASIATNGADNHWDLTQYDAIELVLGKSDGKVYTIALTDHNGVFWEAKFRHENNKGLTTSVPKVIRLDSLRPRYANAESVAPLQLGNIRKFELSFPSMNGKQEGSFTISIHSINAVKLPCVCAATPDPKLDEPVKGWKKAWGKVKYATAELAFKLKLRKPKPRLRRRFFR, from the exons ATGACTGACTGCACCCAACACACCGCGGACCGCAGAGTCCTCTTCGACGGCAGCGA ACCTTGGCGGGGGAACTGGCAATCAGACATCGCCcctaacaacaacagcattgCCTATGTCGCGCTCAGCCGCCATGTCCACCTCAAGCAGACCGAACTCCACGGCTGGCTCGACCGCAAAAGCATCAACGACCGACCTTCTGCAAGTATCGCTACAAACGGCGCTGACAACCATTGGGACTTGACTCAGTACGATGCGATAGAACTCGTGCTGGGAAAGTCCGACGGCAAGGTATACACCATCGCACTAACCGACCATAATGGAGTTTTCTGGGAGGCCAAGTTCCGACATGAAAATAACAAGGGGCTCACAACATCCGTCCCCAAGGTCATCCGGCTCGATAGCTTGAGGCCGAGGTACGCAAATGCGGAGTCAGTGGCACCCCTGCAGTTGGGCAATATCAGGAAATTCGAACTCTCCTTTCCAAG CATGAACGGAAAGCAGGAAGGGTCCTTCACCATTAGTATACATTCGATCAACGCGGTGAAACTTCCATGTGTATGCGCTGCAACGCCCGACCCAAAGCTCGATGAGCCTGTTAAAGGGTGGAAAAAGGCTTGGGGGAAAGTTAAATACGCAACAGCGGAACTTGCATTCAAGCTGAAGTTGAGAAAGCCCAAGCCGAGACTGCGAAGGCGGTTCTTTCGGTGA
- a CDS encoding DUF3632 domain-containing protein (InterPro:IPR022085;~PFAM:PF12311;~TransMembrane:1 (i183-203o)) has product MSAPLNLQLDNPDLEVIDKYETVKAFQVLKQYLESEELSVDEAASQLYQMMPDYKTQIGAAEDDLGVVIMDIAEQIPYYHTLQLKLVELMKQLARSHRFNKICGDKKKLARYTALEALDAEMGDRCFLDWENDLEASRIINSCAFSARLAGAGTISRPMTPIIRSFRAALETHLSVIRGLDSLSVFVSVSSVWMLAGAGYYAYVNIVLNPPPVDALLQQAYQPHELYDGPIFGIQRWNFWQRALAERAQDGRLSEEARVLARKAADYMEALARDIQCCSSVSASSVKEVEIRVVFNL; this is encoded by the exons ATGTCTGCACCTCTGAATTTACAGCTTGATAACCCCGACCTTGAGGTCATTGACAAATACGAGACCGTGAAGGCATTCCAAGTGCTTAAGCAGTACCTGGAGTCCGAAGAACTATCGGTAGACGAAGCAGCCTCACAGCTCTACCAGATGATGCCGGATTACAAGACCCAAATCGGGGCTGCAGAGGATGACCTAGGCGTTGTTATAATGGATATCGCAGAGCAAATCCCGTATTACCACACATTGCAGCTAAAACTCGTCGAGCTAATGAAACAGCTTGCAAGAAGCCATCGGTTCAACAAAATATGCGGcgataaaaaaaagttggCACGCTACACAGCCCTGGAAGCGCTTGACGCAGAGATGGGTGATCGATGCTTCC TAGACTGGGAAAACGACCTCGAGGCATCCCGGATAATAAATTCCTGCGCATTCTCCGCCCGCCTCGCCGGCGCCGGGACCATCTCGCGACCCATGACGCCGATAATAAGGTCTTTCAGGGCAGCGTTAGAGACCCATCTAAGCGTGATCCGAGGTCTCGATTCGCTCAGTGTGTTTGTCAGCGTCTCTTCTGTGTGGATGCTAGCCGGCGCTGGATACTACGCATATGTGAATATCGTGCTTAACCCGCCTCCCGTTGATGCACTTCTGCAGCAGGCTTACCAACCGCACGAGCTTTATGATGGCCCGATCTTTGGGATCCAGCGGTGGAACTTTTGGCAGCGCGCCCTGGCTGAGAGGGCTCAAGATGGCCGTTTGAGTGAGGAGGCGAGGGTGCTAGCGCGCAAGGCGGCGGACTATATGGAGGCTCTTGCGCGTGATATTCAGTG TTGCTCCTCAGTATCTGCTTCGAGCGTCAAGGAGGTTGAAATCCGCGTAGTGTTCAACTTGTAA
- a CDS encoding HNH endonuclease family protein (COG:S;~EggNog:ENOG410PFRC;~InterPro:IPR011089;~PFAM:PF07510;~SECRETED:SignalP(1-19)): MTRSILPLLLAASASLVGATPPGIPSTSVAETQLEALTVAEAGSGSDYDRDLFPHWSSQGDGCDTRDKVLVRDGTNVETGSSCQIESGSWFSEYDGETWTQGSDVDIDHIVPLKNAWESGASEWTTEEREAFANDLDIPQLMAVTDNVNQAKSDSGPEEWLPPLDSYHCTYGKMWTAVKHTYGLTVTSAEKSALEDLLATC; the protein is encoded by the exons ATGACCCGGtccatcctccccctcctgctCGCTGCCTCTGCATCCCTGGTGGGCGCAACGCCCCCAGGcatcccctccacctccgtcGCAGAGACCCAGCTCGAAGCCCTAACCGTCGCCGAAGCGGGCTCAGGCTCTGACTACGACCGCGACCTGTTCCCCCACTGGAGCAGCCAGGGCGA CGGATGCGACACCCGCGACAAGGTGCTCGTGCGCGACGGCACGAACGTCGAAACGGGCTCCAGCTGCCAGATCGAAAGTGGCTCTTGGTTCTCCGAGTACGACGGCGAGACTTGGACGCAGGGAAGCGATGTGGACATTGACCATATCGTGCCTTTGAAGAATGCGTGGGAG TCCGGCGCGTCTGAATGGACAACCGAGGAGCGCGAGGCGTTCGCTAACGATCTGGACATCCCCCAGCTCATGGCCGTCACGGACAACGTGAACCAGGCCAAGAGCGACTCCGGGCCTGAAGAGTGGCTGCCGCCTTTGG ACTCGTACCACTGCACATACGGCAAGATGTGGACAGCTGTCAAGCACACGTATGGTCTCACCGTGACCTCGGCCGAGAAGAGTGCGCTGGAGGACTTGTTGGCGACTTGCTAG
- the ASPF3 gene encoding peroxiredoxin family protein (COG:O;~EggNog:ENOG410PP0P;~InterPro:IPR013740,IPR036249,IPR037944,IPR013766;~PFAM:PF08534,PF00578;~go_function: GO:0016491 - oxidoreductase activity [Evidence IEA]): protein MAPLKTGDSFPSGVSFQYIPWAEDKSDVTACGIPIKYDASKEWADKKVVLFSVPGAFTPTCSVNHLPGYIQNLPQLKEKGAQIVAVVASNDPFVMSAWGKANQVTGDDILFLSDPDAKFSESIGWASGGRTGRYAVIIDHGKVTYADIETKKGAVEVSGADAVLAHL, encoded by the exons ATGGCTCCCCTCAAGACAGGCGACTCTTTCCCCAGCGGCGTTTCGTTCCAGTACATCCCGTGGGCGGAGGATAAGAGCGACGTCACCGCTTGCGGTATCCCGATCAAATACGACGCATCCAAGGAGTGGGCGGACAAGAAGGTCGTGCTCTTCTCGGTTCCTG GCGCGTTCACTCCCACCTGCTCCGTGAACCACCTCCCCGGCTacatccagaacctcccGCAATTAAAGGAAAAGGGCGCCCAGattgtcgccgtcgtcgctTCGAATGACCCCTTTGTGATGAGTGCTTGGGGAAAGGCGAACCAAGTGACTGGTGATGACATT CTGTTCCTATCGGACCCCGACGCGAAGTTCTCAGAGTCCATCGGCTGGGCGAGCGGTGGTCGTACTGGGCGCTATGCAGTTATCATTGACCACGGAAAGGTTACATACGCGGATATTGAGACCAAGAAGGGTGCTGTTGAG GTTTCTGGTGCGGATGCGGTTTTGGCTCACCTGTGA